The following proteins are encoded in a genomic region of Lachnospiraceae bacterium KM106-2:
- a CDS encoding 6-phospho-beta-glucosidase, protein MKEQFPKDFLWGASSSAFQIEGAWDEDGKGKTVADHNSFKRSHKQADTKVSSDFYHHYQEDIKLMQELGLKIYRFSISWARVIPDGDGEINDAGIRFYNDVIDCLLEHGIEPFVTLYHFDLPYALVEKYNGWESRDCAYAFERYSKICFEAFGDRVKHWQVHNEQNLMIRVDERMNINCTDTYEADKLRAQMDYHMFLAHALAVNACHTMVEGGKIGPAVSSTCTYPLTNKPEDVWAAKMNDAFKTDYCLEMHATGKYPGYYMRYLKERNIVPMMEAGDEALLQSAKMDYIAVNYYRTLCASYLPTDETHPIGERAFRGNEVDFDQYGYFRDEKNENLLASEYGAQIDPMGLRIVLNEYYRRYRLPLIITENGLGCADELTEDGRIHDSYRIDYIKSHLDACALAIEDGVELMGYSPWSVMDILSSHQGFKKRYGFIYINRDDHDEKDLRRIKKDSFYWYQNVIKTNGEER, encoded by the coding sequence ATGAAAGAACAATTTCCAAAGGACTTTTTATGGGGAGCATCCTCCTCAGCATTTCAAATTGAGGGAGCTTGGGATGAAGATGGAAAAGGAAAGACTGTAGCAGATCATAATTCGTTTAAAAGATCTCACAAGCAAGCAGATACGAAAGTATCCAGTGATTTCTATCATCATTACCAAGAGGATATTAAGCTAATGCAAGAGCTTGGACTCAAAATATACCGTTTTTCAATTTCATGGGCCAGGGTCATTCCCGATGGGGATGGGGAGATCAATGATGCGGGAATCCGTTTTTATAATGATGTGATCGACTGCTTATTAGAGCATGGAATTGAGCCGTTTGTTACACTGTATCACTTTGATCTTCCCTATGCACTTGTCGAAAAGTATAATGGCTGGGAGAGCAGAGATTGCGCATATGCGTTTGAGCGTTATTCAAAAATATGTTTTGAAGCCTTTGGGGATCGTGTGAAGCACTGGCAGGTACACAATGAGCAGAACTTAATGATACGTGTAGATGAGCGAATGAACATCAATTGTACGGATACTTATGAGGCAGATAAACTACGTGCACAAATGGATTATCATATGTTCTTAGCACATGCATTGGCGGTAAATGCTTGTCATACAATGGTTGAGGGAGGAAAGATTGGTCCAGCCGTTTCTTCCACTTGTACCTACCCATTAACCAATAAGCCGGAAGATGTATGGGCAGCTAAGATGAATGATGCCTTTAAAACCGATTACTGCCTTGAAATGCATGCAACCGGAAAATATCCTGGTTACTATATGCGTTATCTAAAGGAAAGAAACATTGTTCCGATGATGGAAGCAGGCGATGAGGCGCTTTTACAAAGTGCAAAGATGGATTATATCGCAGTAAATTACTATCGTACTCTTTGTGCGAGCTATCTTCCAACTGATGAAACTCACCCGATTGGGGAACGTGCCTTTCGTGGAAATGAGGTGGATTTTGATCAATATGGATATTTCCGTGATGAAAAGAATGAAAACCTATTAGCCAGTGAATATGGTGCACAGATCGATCCAATGGGGTTACGTATCGTATTGAATGAATATTACAGAAGATATCGCCTTCCTTTGATCATTACGGAAAATGGACTCGGATGTGCAGATGAGTTAACAGAGGATGGAAGAATTCATGATTCTTATCGAATCGATTATATTAAAAGTCATCTCGACGCTTGTGCATTAGCCATCGAAGATGGGGTAGAACTAATGGGATACAGTCCTTGGTCTGTGATGGATATCCTAAGTTCCCATCAAGGATTTAAGAAACGCTATGGTTTCATCTATATCAACCGAGATGATCATGATGAAAAGGATTTAAGAAGAATTAAGAAAGATAGTTTCTATTGGTATCAGAATGTCATTAAGACAAATGGAGAAGAGCGATAG
- a CDS encoding PTS system, beta-glucoside-specific IIB component has protein sequence MVMSVIAGAIGGAIMGFGGVYGDAFANNGVLTIFTYAAFGMTKFIFYLVGIGVAFIGAAVLTYLVGFEEETEDVREEDIQPAESVTTILAPLAGQVIPLSEVGDEAFASGVLGQGAAIRPTKGEVVAPADCTVSVIYPSLHAVGLELVDGTELLIHVGIDTVKLEGRHFKKYVEAGDKIKKGSKIIGFDLDAIQKEGYDMATPVIVVDSEQIAAIVPHYGEADFADELFTIGRK, from the coding sequence ATGGTTATGTCAGTGATCGCAGGAGCAATTGGTGGTGCGATCATGGGATTTGGCGGCGTATATGGTGATGCATTTGCAAATAATGGAGTGCTTACGATCTTTACTTATGCGGCATTTGGAATGACGAAGTTTATTTTCTATTTAGTTGGAATTGGAGTTGCTTTTATCGGTGCGGCGGTTCTTACTTATCTTGTAGGATTTGAAGAAGAAACTGAGGACGTAAGGGAAGAAGATATTCAGCCGGCAGAGTCTGTTACAACAATTTTGGCACCGTTAGCAGGTCAAGTGATCCCGCTAAGCGAAGTAGGAGATGAGGCGTTTGCTTCTGGTGTATTAGGACAGGGAGCAGCAATCAGACCTACCAAAGGAGAGGTTGTGGCACCTGCAGATTGTACGGTTTCTGTCATCTATCCAAGTTTGCATGCAGTTGGATTAGAATTAGTGGATGGAACAGAACTTCTCATCCACGTTGGAATCGATACGGTGAAGTTGGAAGGACGTCATTTTAAGAAATATGTGGAAGCAGGAGACAAGATAAAGAAAGGAAGCAAGATCATTGGATTTGATCTGGATGCGATCCAAAAGGAAGGCTATGATATGGCGACACCGGTTATTGTAGTAGATTCAGAGCAGATCGCAGCGATCGTACCACATTATGGAGAAGCTGATTTTGCAGATGAATTATTTACGATAGGAAGGAAATAG
- a CDS encoding PTS system, beta-glucoside-specific IIB component translates to MNIQKSAQEIIRLVGGEDNIQNVTHCFTRLRFVLKDSGKANKSKLERVEGVVSVVESVGEYQVVCGSKVERIFYAIQDEMGERKLMKEEKATGSALNNVLQIITQIFTPLIPAIAAAGLIKGLLTAAKLIMLQRGVDISTGDTYTILYSASQVIFYFFPIFLAMTTAKALKCNQVIAMVVAGTLVLPTMDAIIQDVATVTKIFGIPVTKAAWEMGDSIKVFSYTESVIPIILAIVVMAYLERLLKRIIPEVVQLILVPGLELILMLPLTLCVLGPIGIYIGNVIQELYDLIIGISPIFGGALIGGLWCVFVIFGAHRALIPIGLNDVALNGRQNILAFAGAANFAQSGAALGVYLKTKNKEVKQIATSGMIAAGLV, encoded by the coding sequence ATGAATATACAAAAATCAGCTCAAGAGATTATTCGTCTTGTGGGTGGAGAAGACAATATACAGAACGTGACTCACTGTTTTACAAGACTACGTTTTGTATTAAAAGATAGTGGGAAAGCGAATAAAAGTAAATTAGAACGAGTAGAAGGTGTTGTATCCGTTGTAGAATCGGTGGGAGAATATCAGGTAGTCTGTGGTTCGAAGGTGGAACGTATCTTTTATGCCATCCAAGATGAAATGGGTGAGCGAAAATTAATGAAAGAAGAGAAAGCTACGGGATCTGCTTTAAATAACGTCTTACAGATCATAACGCAGATTTTCACTCCATTAATTCCAGCCATTGCTGCAGCAGGTCTTATTAAAGGACTTCTTACAGCGGCTAAGCTGATCATGCTTCAAAGAGGGGTAGATATTAGTACTGGTGACACATATACAATTTTGTATTCTGCAAGCCAGGTTATCTTTTACTTCTTCCCAATCTTTTTAGCAATGACGACAGCAAAAGCACTTAAGTGTAATCAAGTTATTGCTATGGTCGTTGCCGGAACTTTGGTGTTGCCAACTATGGATGCCATCATTCAAGATGTTGCAACGGTAACCAAGATTTTTGGAATCCCTGTTACAAAGGCAGCATGGGAGATGGGAGATTCAATTAAAGTATTCTCTTATACGGAATCGGTAATTCCAATTATTTTAGCCATCGTTGTAATGGCTTATCTAGAACGCTTGTTAAAGAGAATTATTCCAGAAGTAGTACAGCTTATTTTAGTACCAGGATTAGAACTTATTCTTATGTTGCCATTAACACTTTGTGTTCTTGGACCAATCGGAATTTATATTGGAAATGTAATTCAAGAACTCTATGATCTGATCATTGGAATCAGTCCGATCTTTGGGGGAGCATTGATTGGTGGACTTTGGTGCGTATTCGTTATCTTTGGAGCTCATAGAGCATTGATACCGATTGGATTAAATGATGTTGCATTAAATGGAAGACAGAATATTTTGGCTTTCGCTGGAGCTGCTAACTTTGCTCAGTCGGGTGCAGCACTTGGGGTTTATTTAAAGACAAAGAATAAAGAAGTAAAGCAGATTGCGACATCAGGAATGATTGCCGCTGGTTTAGTCTGA
- a CDS encoding HTH DNA-binding protein — protein MFQINLGDTDNRKVVEKKDNITIFEYDHDLSVDPGSAIQSYYASKMNVRRRQAMFELNENHQVILQAGAMQWMAGDVSIATNIKGVGDFAKKFMSSKVTGETTVKPRYVGNGIVMLEPTYKHLLIEDVSKWDGMVVDDGLFLACDANVDIKTVARNSFSSAIAGGEGLFNSCLVGNGLAVLESRVPREELVEINLQNDILKIDGNFAIAWSRSLNFTVERTTKTLVGSAASGEGLVNVYRGTGKVLMAPL, from the coding sequence ATGTTTCAAATTAATTTAGGGGATACAGATAATCGTAAAGTAGTTGAGAAAAAAGATAACATTACAATCTTTGAATATGATCATGATCTAAGTGTAGATCCAGGTTCTGCGATCCAGTCTTATTATGCATCTAAAATGAATGTCAGAAGACGTCAGGCAATGTTTGAACTCAATGAAAATCATCAGGTCATTTTACAAGCGGGAGCGATGCAGTGGATGGCTGGAGATGTTTCAATTGCAACGAATATTAAAGGTGTTGGCGATTTCGCAAAGAAATTCATGAGTTCAAAAGTGACAGGAGAGACTACCGTGAAGCCTCGTTATGTCGGTAACGGAATCGTGATGTTAGAGCCGACTTACAAACATCTTTTGATTGAAGATGTCTCAAAATGGGATGGGATGGTTGTAGATGATGGTCTATTTTTAGCATGCGATGCGAATGTAGATATAAAGACAGTTGCAAGAAACTCATTTTCTTCTGCAATTGCAGGTGGAGAAGGATTATTTAACAGCTGTTTAGTTGGAAATGGATTGGCTGTATTAGAATCAAGAGTTCCAAGAGAAGAGTTAGTAGAGATTAATTTACAGAACGATATTTTAAAGATCGATGGAAATTTTGCGATCGCTTGGAGTAGAAGTCTTAACTTTACAGTAGAACGTACAACTAAGACATTAGTTGGTTCTGCAGCAAGTGGAGAGGGACTTGTAAATGTATATCGTGGAACGGGAAAAGTTTTAATGGCTCCACTATAG